In one window of Littorina saxatilis isolate snail1 linkage group LG11, US_GU_Lsax_2.0, whole genome shotgun sequence DNA:
- the LOC138980409 gene encoding histone 24-like, whose amino-acid sequence MSDAAQVAAPAAPAKSPKKASKPRKPTKAADHPKYIAMIAAAVTSLKERGGSSRQAILKYIMANYKVGNEVTKINARVKTGLKSGVKAGTLKQAKGTGASGSFRLGDKKVAAAKPKKATKPKAAAKKPAAKKTAKPKKAKSPAKKAAKPKKAKSPAKKAAAAKPKKAAKSPAKKAAKPKKTKTPKKVAAKKPAKK is encoded by the coding sequence CCCCAAGAAGGCCTCCAAGCCAAGGAAGCCGACCAAAGCTGCAGATCACCCCAAGTACATCGCTATGATCGCCGCAGCCGTCACCTCCCTGAAGGAGCGTGGTGGTTCTTCTCGCCAGGCCATCCTCAAGTACATCATGGCCAACTACAAGGTCGGCAATGAGGTGACCAAGATCAACGCTCGTGTCAAGACCGGCCTGAAGTCTGGCGTCAAGGCTGGCACACTCAAGCAGGCCAAGGGAACCGGAGCATCTGGGTCCTTCCGTCTCGGAGACAAGAAGGTGGCCGCCGCCAAGCCCAAGAAGGCAACGAAGCCCAAAGCTGCTGCCAAGAAGCCGGCTGCCAAGAAGACTGCCAAGCCCAAGAAGGCCAAGTCACCTGCCAAGAAGGCTGCCAAGCCCAAGAAGGCAAAGTCTCCTGCCAAGAAGGCGGCCGCTGCCAAGCCCAAGAAGGCTGCCAAGTCTCCTGCCAAGAAGGCTGCCAAGCCCAAGAAGACAAAGACCCCCAAGAAGGTCGCTGCCAAGAAGCCCGCAAAGAAGTGA